Proteins encoded together in one Planctomyces sp. SH-PL14 window:
- a CDS encoding pyridoxamine 5'-phosphate oxidase family protein, translating into MPPARSNAFEVLFQHPWRTIMVADTRQTLEKLLHSFSTAMLVTRSVDGTLRSRPMAIARVDQTDDVWFVTDIESGKVDEIDSDPVVNVALQNGSQYVSLSGTAAIIQDRMLLEEMWQEAWRVWFPKGKDDPNISLLRVRTIEGEYWDNSGQQGLKYLFEAGKAYLTGTRPAIDEDVHQKVDLR; encoded by the coding sequence GGAGAACGATCATGGTCGCCGACACCCGCCAGACCCTCGAAAAACTGCTCCACTCCTTCAGCACGGCCATGCTCGTCACCCGGTCGGTCGACGGGACTCTCCGGTCGCGGCCGATGGCGATTGCCAGGGTGGACCAGACCGACGACGTCTGGTTCGTGACCGACATCGAATCGGGCAAAGTGGACGAAATCGACTCCGACCCGGTCGTCAACGTGGCGCTGCAGAACGGCAGCCAGTACGTCTCGCTGAGCGGGACGGCGGCGATCATCCAGGACCGGATGCTCCTCGAGGAAATGTGGCAGGAGGCGTGGCGGGTCTGGTTTCCGAAGGGAAAGGACGATCCCAACATCTCTCTGCTGCGCGTCCGGACCATCGAGGGGGAATACTGGGATAACTCGGGCCAGCAGGGGCTCAAGTACCTCTTCGAGGCGGGAAAGGCCTACCTGACCGGGACCCGCCCCGCGATCGACGAAGATGTCCACCAGAAGGTCGACCTCCGCTGA